Proteins encoded within one genomic window of Candidatus Binatia bacterium:
- the cysH gene encoding phosphoadenosine phosphosulfate reductase yields the protein MRVTAEEIARIEKQYAERHPRDILALALGEFGSDLAISFSGAEDVVLIDMAKKLGGAFRVFTLDTGRLHPETYQFIERVREHYEIPIEVYFPRAEAVEKLVREKGLFSFYRDGHRECCSIRKVEPLVRALEGLQAWVTGQRQDQSPGTRAQLPVVQIDPTFARPDWPLVKFNPLARWTSKQVWAYIREHDVPYNPLHERGFVSIGCEPCTRPVHPGQHEREGRWWWEEETLKECGLHQGNVQKLAS from the coding sequence ATGCGTGTGACCGCGGAGGAAATCGCCAGGATCGAGAAGCAATATGCGGAAAGGCATCCCCGGGACATCCTCGCCCTCGCGCTCGGGGAGTTCGGGAGTGACCTCGCCATTTCTTTCAGCGGAGCCGAGGACGTGGTCCTGATCGACATGGCGAAGAAGCTCGGCGGGGCGTTTCGCGTGTTCACCCTCGACACCGGCCGTCTTCATCCGGAGACCTACCAGTTCATCGAGCGGGTGCGAGAGCACTACGAGATCCCGATCGAGGTGTACTTCCCCCGGGCCGAGGCCGTCGAAAAACTCGTGCGGGAGAAGGGCCTCTTTTCGTTCTACCGGGACGGGCACCGGGAATGCTGCTCGATCCGGAAGGTCGAGCCTCTCGTCCGGGCCCTCGAAGGGTTGCAGGCTTGGGTCACCGGCCAGAGGCAGGACCAGAGCCCGGGAACCCGGGCCCAGCTTCCGGTCGTCCAGATCGACCCCACGTTCGCGCGGCCGGATTGGCCGCTCGTGAAGTTCAATCCCCTCGCCCGCTGGACCTCGAAGCAGGTGTGGGCCTACATCCGGGAACACGACGTTCCCTACAATCCCCTCCACGAGCGGGGTTTCGTTTCGATCGGCTGCGAACCGTGCACGCGGCCCGTACACCCCGGCCAGCACGAGCGCGAGGGCCGCTGGTGGTGGGAAGAGGAAACGCTGAAGGAATGCGGCCTGCACCAGGGAAACGTGCAGAAGCTCGCCTCCTGA